In Uranotaenia lowii strain MFRU-FL chromosome 2, ASM2978415v1, whole genome shotgun sequence, one genomic interval encodes:
- the LOC129743116 gene encoding fatty acyl-CoA reductase wat-like, with product MATIFQQGVRQFYKDSVILMAGVTGFLGQTLLEKTIRSLEPRKVYLLIRGKKNQSAEQRLEKMMNGVIFEKSRNLPVVKTIQPLQADMTRKDLGLELGVRQKLMEDVNVVFNMAAAVNSNLLLKDSLQHNVENNLNLFNLVDNMKNLKSAVHTSTMYVDCRYDLMEERIIDDVPFGGYDRLKLLMSNLSDAEQKAITPFIIKDHITTYGLAKKITEVELQRQFSHKPIGIFRPPFISSVLREPLPGWINNLYATAGPMAMAALGIFSPWYYNTSKKPMLAPVDYCANALLLSARDIHQNFFSNKKTIPVYNYATLENAPTYGQMLDNYLEGMGPFKKFLYQHLMSFRTTNPRHYKVGVEVMRWHASALDRLRLMRGCKPVLRRLVDNVYLAVEKSSYIPMRDWPIENGNVRWLQQGLSEEEIDMFYCDLSSIDWETYQRKFLSSFKKYALQEKIDGI from the exons ATGGCCACCATCTTCCAGCAGGGCGTTAGGCAGTTTTACAAAGATTCTGTTATACTGATGGCCGGAGTAACGGGATTCTTGGGTCAAACTCTGCTGGAGAAAACGATTCGATCCTTAGAACCTCGCAAGGTGTATCTGCTGATTCGGGGAAAGAAGAACCAATCGGCCGAGCAACGGTTGGAGAAAATGATGAATGGGGTG attttcgaaaaaagtcgGAACCTGCCTGTCGTTAAAACAATTCAACCGCTTCAAGCTGACATGACACGTAAAGATTTGGGATTGGAGTTGGGCGTCCGACAGAAGCTGATGGAAGACGTTAATGTCGTGTTCAATATGGCAGCAGCAGTTAATTCTAACCTGCTGTTAAAGGATTCTTTGCAGCATAACGTTGAGAATAAtctgaatttgtttaatttagtGGATAACATGAAGAACTTGAAATCCGCCGTGCATACTTCTACGATGTACGTCGATTGTCGTTACGATTTGATGGAGGAACGAATCATTGATGATGTGCCCTTTGGAGGATACGATAGACTTAAACTTTTGATGAGCAACTTAAGTGATGCAGAACAGAAAGCGATAACTCCTTTCATTATTAAGGATCACATAACTACGTACGGATTAgcgaaaaaaattactgaagtGGAATTGCAACGGCAATTTTCCCATAAACCGATTGGCATTTTTCGACCACCATTTA TCAGCAGCGTATTAAGAGAGCCTCTTCCGGGTTGGATAAACAATCTGTACGCAACCGCAGGACCGATGGCTATGGCTGCCTTAGGAATCTTCTCACCTTGGTATTACAACACTAGCAAGAAACCGATGTTGGCGCCTGTAGATTACTGTGCCAATGCACTACTCCTCAGTGCCAGAGATATACACCAAAATTTCTTCTCAAATAAGAAAACTATACCTGTCTACAATTATGCAACGCTTGAAAATGCTCCCACTTATGGACAAATGCTGGACAACTATTTGGAAGGGATGGGACCTTTCAAAAAGTTTCTCTA CCAGCACCTGATGAGTTTCCGCACTACCAACCCTCGTCACTATAAGGTTGGAGTTGAGGTGATGCGTTGGCACGCCTCTGCCCTGGATCGGTTGCGTTTGATGCGCGGCTGCAAGCCGGTGCTTCGAAGGTTGGTCGATAACGTATATCTAGCGGTTGAAAAATCCAGTTACATTCCAATGCGAGATTGGCCGATTGAGAATGGTAATGTGCGCTGGCTGCAGCAAGGTTTGAGTGAAGAGGAAATCGATATGTTTTACTGTGATTTGAGCAGCATTGATTGGGAAACGTATCAACGGAAATTTCTTTcgagctttaaaaaatatgctcTGCAAGAGAAGATTGATGGAATCTAG